The following nucleotide sequence is from Solea senegalensis isolate Sse05_10M linkage group LG19, IFAPA_SoseM_1, whole genome shotgun sequence.
ATGATGTCATAAATGCAGactgtttttaatgaaatgtcttcatttttttattcacgtTAAACACATGTATACATTAGGGCTGAAACTGACGATTATTTAACAGTTCAATCTGACAATTGTTTTCTTGATTCATTGATGTTTTGGTTCAtgtaatgtcagaaaatgtacaacattttgtccacaaactaaaatgattcaatttgaatgatttccttgttaCATGGAGGATAGAAACCAGAAAAGTCTCTATATTATGTCTATACTGTGACATTGATTTTGGATGTCAACGTATCTGTGGTGACATTTCCCAGTTTCTcttatattaaatacatttatggaATCGTCAAAATTGCACTTAAAGATAACTTGATACTTCATTTTCAGGCCAGTTAGTGGTGTTGTAGCAGAGTTTTTACCACATTTATAGACAATTTCATGGTGTGTAACGCACATTAATATCCTTTAATTTAACATCAAAAAGccaaagaagaaatgaagtGGGTATTATGTAAaattaagtgtattttaatgtgTCATACAGTAGATTGTGTTTTAGAGTGTATTTGCAGTGTCACCAAGTCTTAAAGAGGCTCAAACTTCATGAGTCCAGAAAAAACCCGTGTGCAGCTTTACATCCACATATATCTCCTATCTGGATACAGtctaaacatgtttatttatatcatgATGTAAATCGATATCAAATGATGGAAAAGTATATTGTGATaggttttctcctctcttcgttgtttttggaaacactgacCCTCACATTTTACACAATGTGTGCCTCCATCTGACATCGCAATTTCGTTGTGCAACCAATTGTAAAATGACAAAGATCCTTTCCTTATGTTCGGCTTTTTATTGAAGGAACAACTACAGTTGGTGGTGTAACTGACGCATTACACCGCTGTAAAAACAACCGTTGGTCTGTTGTCGTGGACACATCACACCGGCTGCTGTCGTCCTCACCATGATCTCAAGATTCAAACgtctctgttgttttctctctctcagatacTCTGTGGATATTCCTCTTGACAAGACCGTCGTCAACAAGGACGTCTTCAGAGACCCCGCCCTTAAGCGCAAAGCCAGACGGGAGGCCAAGGTCAAGTTTGAGGAGAGGTGGGTCATCTCCTGTCACAGGAGTCAGAactttaaaactgaaataaatgtcgCACAAAAATACTTCCATTTATCAATACAgaatagaaaaaacacattttttgggCCCAGacatttgataaaatataactgaTAAGTGATGACATAATTCAGAAATATACCTTCTGTAACCAGTTAATAACAACACTAATGAGCTGTCTTGCCAATCTACACGCTGTCTGTTTTGCAGTGcccttatatactgtattttcaataatgtataaactaaatattaaatgcatggaaaactaaagaaaaagttTTTGTGTCTTATGATGGCAATTGTTTGCCCCAAAATACAATTAATTGGTCTAACTCAAGTAATAGATTCAATATAAAAGTggaaataatttttttgttcacaaacagaACTCCTGTTTGCCTCACAGTTTGTGATTTTACTAATAAAAATCAGACGCCACCTCCAGCcgggctcctattggatgatggcgtttgtgtgatttatcgtcttatttttctctaaatgtgaAGATGAATCACAAAACTTATATGATCTATTAAAGAGCAGCTGGAATTATGATTGAGGCCAGTTTAGAGAAAAAAGACTTGTTGTCAACATCTACAATGAATTGTTTCAGTCCTTGAATTAATTTCTTATTCCTCATTAATGTGGTGTATACATGTTTAAACGTGAGAGTCTGCttaatgtggttttttttttgtttccaggtACAAGACAGGAAAGAACAAGTGGTTTTTCCAGAAGCTCAGATTCTAAATTCACTCGGtttcacaaataaatgtttaaaaaatgaaaagcctGTACATTCTATTTTTCTGACTTGCACTCACTGGTGTTTTTTCATCTGTAAACTGACTGCATCCCACACCTCATATCACCTGTATTTTAAATTTCtatgatttttaattacagtaAATGGAAAAACTGGCTCCAAGTGCATTGTGATAAGGATGACCACTGTGAAATAATGCTCAATTCAACTGCAGTAACCTAATTTCAACCACGAGATGGCAGTCACTGCTCATTAACCACACATCCAAACAGATGATCATGAATAAGTGGATTTTTATTGAGAAAACTTGTGAGGGAAAAGTCATTAGCAAACAAATGTGagaaaaattaacaaaaaaatggaaatatttgTAACTGATaaaagaacagaagaaaaaagaagtaatGGCGTTTAAAAACgacattttctgtttcattaaTAATTCCTGGCAGTGGAAGTATAACGTGTTTGTGATAAATGTTATTGGCAAACAAAAATATAGTAAGAATGGTTAATGACCCGCATACACGGTTTAGGTACATACTTAACACATCCGTTATTACAAGCCTGTACGTCTACTTAGCTTAAGTCAGCTCATATCGCCACAAatccaacctccacacacacataaaatcttaaatcaatcaaaaaacaatattttagagacgcccccaaaatctcacaaatcatgtttccagggGGAGCTCATGTCTTGACCCCCCTGGCTCGCCCGTAGTTCACACCAACACtgcacattaataaataataataatgacttggaTTTATAAAGTGCGaaatcttaatgtttgacagcatttcagtgactgtgtttatatttacacgtggaaatattagcattttattatccattaatgaaatgaaagttattTCCTCGGTGTTGATTTGAAAGTGGAACCTGGATGAATTAAAGTGGCAGCAGCGCCCCCTGTAGGTCACCGGTGACCATTGCGTGGTGGTtacgtgtttgtgtttctttctgggaaacagaaagtgaaagaagGAATGAGTTCAGAAGTCAGAGGTGAGTTTACATCGAGCTTCAAGACATTGATAAATTACTCTAAAACAGcagtaaaagttacatttaATTTCTCACGCGGACGTTTCTGTcgttttatttttagttattcACCTGTTAATGAACGTGTTAGCTTAGATCTTGTATTTAGTGTAGTGAAACTGTTCCTAGAAATCACTTATTACGTTTAatctattgtttgtttgttattgctCTCTTGTGCTTTGTCGTCTACTCTCTTTTCTGGCGTTATTTGCTAACTGAACCTGAGGTTTCACTTTTAAAACTGATTTCAATCTTAATGTGGCTTCttagtttcatttttaaacaaaagtatTAACGATAAGTCTTTAAAGTtgtaaatgtggacattttgactttcagttttagggctgaacaattaaaaagtacaattaatacatttctgaattaactgtgtcatttttggtCGTTCTAATGTGTTAGATTAAAATAGAAATGGCCAACACGTGTCAAACTCGCAGTCAAGCTTGCTCACatgagatggaaaaaaacataatgcttattgtttattgattgttttttacTTGCCATGAAAGACGCCATCATATAACATTTATTATAATCATTGTCTTGCATTATAATTGGACAGCTTCACGTATATGAGAAAAAGGTAAACACTACTTAAAAACATGAAGTTAATAGTCACAATAACATGAgtgataaataatattttacattttgactatttgattgattcattatgtatatttatgtgttaCAACCTGTAcatatttcaaaaaaacacatgaatacattatttcaaCAGTTGACAGATTGGAGTTTATTCCAGTCGGTTCTTCCAGTGTAAGTGGTTTTTGATTGTATTGCTGAAAATTGCAAAAAGTGTTAGAACTGTCCCCGGTCTCccctaaatataaaatatgaaaaatataatataaaaaaatatataaaaaaatgttgatcctGTTTGgccttgttcttttttgttttgtcaaatttttcttgcttttttcttAGTTTCTTAGAGTTGTGggaagttgtgatttttttttaaatatagaaaaGGTGTAAATCTCTGATGACGGACTGCCCGTTAAATCTTGAATAATCTGTGAATTATTTCAGATAATATTGTGACAATGGCGTCGGACGAGGtgagatgtgatttttttttttctaataatctACTaggattacgactttattctcttaatattaCAACTGTTTTCCTCATAATCTTACAACTTTTGTCTCATAACATTaggacttttttctttcataatatttcgacttttttctcataaaatgatgactttattctcatgatgtggtgacttttttctcttaatatcacaacttttttctcataatatcaAGACTTTATATTCAAAAgatgattttctttctcttcagtttgtccGTAACACTATTATGTCGTATGTAATAATGTTGTTATTCTTATGTCTAAATTGTATTTCTGTGAGTgtgattgttttaaaatatcactttattttctgctgttgtCAGGATTTCTCTCTGCCGGAGGTGAAAACTCTGCCGTTTGAAGAGACTTTAGATGGAATCCAGACTTTAATCGCCAACAACAAGGTGCTGACGCTCACAGTGATCAAGCATCTAATCTTTACTTTGTGCTGGAtaagaatggaaaaaaagacactttttggcataaatgtgtaaaaagtacaaccatacatttgtatttatggAGAAAAGGTGTATTTAATAGAAAGATCCTAATTTCTTTTACtaaagttttatttctttttaaatgccaAAGCACATAAACTACAGTGACTTAACATTGAGCTGacagactttttatttatttaccactATTTAGATTTAGATACCACTATCACATCTGAATACATCTGAAACCGATCATTGCCCCCTCTTTCAATGTTAGTGCGTAGCTTCTATCGCCCCCTTATGGACATCTGAGTAAATATCTTAATGACCTGTGGGGCCAATGggcgtctagtctggtcaagaggggcgGGGTCTagacaagaaaaaacatgtgcaatatgagcttaaagtTATCACAGAGTTTTACACCATGTTTTTGCAATAACATATTAATGATGTGATATTTGACGTGTTAATATTGATGGACCATGTGTTTTCAACAATGGCcaatcatgtttgtttgaagCCAAAATCATGACTGTGATTAAAATACCATGCTGACGTCGTCCTGAAGTTTGACGTTAGCTGTGAAACTTTTTATTCTTCCAAACATCAAGAAAAACTAGGACATCGTCAATTATTCATGAAACTGTTGGAATCTTGACGGACAGAACTGGTCTTCTGTGTTGTCAGGCGAAGTACGATCAGCTGATTGAGGAGCAGAATGAGCTGACTGACCTCAGGAAGGATCATCAGGAGATGACGCAGAAGCTTCAGCACCGATGCGACAAACTGGTGAAGACTCTGGAGAATGAGCAGCAGTTCTACATGGACGAGCTCACCAAGGAAATGGTttgtgcttttttcccctcttttctttAAATCTAAAGTTCCAGAGTGAATCCTTTATCGCCCCCTGTTGATTTCAGAGTATTCTCTAAAAGTGTCTGTGGTGTCCTCTGGTGTTGTTTCTGCCGTTCTTTGTTAAGTTTTGCCTCTTATATCTCTCTTTTGGCCTATTTTTACTTCATCGCCAACAGGATTTGGcgtgcgtacttctcattaacGTAACTACTCGATTTGTGATAGttacaaaattcaaaaactacgGACtagcgatctgtccagggtgtgacccccgcctttcacccttacatggaggataaagcggtagaagatggattgatagataccggaaagcagagaaatagagctttgcgcccatatactgtacttgtcattacggtagagcCTCAGGAACCTCGGGGGCTGCCTTCTTGCACGAGTGTGGTTGTCATGTTTGGAAACCTGAAACCTTAccgcataaataaataacagcaacatcGTATCTGGTATGCGAAGGTAAGACTGGAGGACTCTTGGGTTTGTTGCAGTCTGccgtctcaccactagatggcactcaTTCTTACATGCTGGTCGTGTAAATAGAGCCGCGTtgtggaggaaacagcagcagctgtgattgaacATGCAGAATCAAATTCACAAGAAGCCAAAATTGTGGTCGTGATTAAAATACGATCGTAACATTCCTGCAAAGAATTCACTCgtgaaacttttctttttagccGTGTTAAATAGGATTGGTTTAGTCAAGATTATactacaatatattatttatcagCTGTATTTAAGTTAATTCCCATGAAACGTTTCCCCACTTTTTGAATATTCTTGGATTCTTGCGACCTTATTTGCAGGTAAAGGTGAATTCactgaagcaggaggaggagcagatcaTGGACGAGATCCAGAAAGTGGAAGCGGCCTTGCTGGAGGAGACGGCCAAATATCACCACCTGAGAGAGCAGGCCGACGTATGTTTATGTTCCCAGCATGCACCAGTCCTGTCACGTGATCTGTTAAATGTAAGGATGTGATTTTCAGGTGTTCAGCAGCATGCCAGAGAAGACAGTCGCCTTCACTGGGGTGACGACAAGTGCGACCAACGCACCGACGTTTGAAACGAAATCGCGTATCGTTTACCCGATGGACGGGGGGACGGCGCTGATCACGTTCGAGGAGGAAGTCGGTGAGTCAAAAATTCAGGATTTagtttaaggtactttataggAGACTTGTGACTGGCGGTGCATCGCATGAGAACCCTGTTGAGAAATAAAGTGTCTTCTCTGTCATTAGTGGCCAAGAAGATCCTGACCCTGAAGCAGCATAAGGTGAATCTGACTGAAGAGACTTTCATCACAGTGGAGGCCGAGGCTGTCACACTGATTCTGCCCAAACTGGTGGAGGTAAAAATCAATGAACCAGGACTCAAACTCATTTAGATTCaaatgtgacagagtgagtcgccccctggtggccaactgtttcttcttcttgtccattttcaccttcaaaaaaaaaaaaaaagtcccagtctgacgtgtctgtgtctgtcctgcAGATCGAGTCTGAAGTTTGTCCCAGACGCATCTTAATCTCCAACCTTCCCAAAATGGACAGGGAGACAATGCTGGACAAGCTGAACATCCACTTCCACAGGCGTAAAGACGGCGGCGGGGAGGTGGAGTCCTGCGAGTTCCTGGCCGACTCTGGGACGGTGGTCCTCACATTCACGGATAAAGACAGTGGGTGGAGTTTTGACTTTGACGATGTTTGTAAGGACATGTTTTTGACAACcaagctattttttttaaagattaggAAAATATGagtttatgtgtatttataacTATTAACAGGGTTCATGCGGATGCTTGGAAATCCTCGGAATTCATCAAATAATTGGAATTTACCTTTTTTCTTCCAAAAGGATCGCGTTTTTGACGTACTAAACGTTGGAGAAAACGGACGAAAGTGAGCACGCAAATCAGAACTGgtgaaaatgtatataaaataagGCTGTGAGGGCCGGCACAATGGCTTTTATCAGCTTTGAATTTTGGATAAAGTGCTTAAAACGTCCTGGAATACTGACTGAATTTAAAGTAGTTTATTGGATGAATAATTCAATTTTTAAAATTAGGAAAATATCAGAAGTAAATCCTGGGCCTGGACCTCGCTCTGTGTTTGGACAAGGactattataaaaacaatgattctGGCTGTTTATAGAAAAATTCCATCTATTTGTGATAGAAGCGGTTAAATAACTGTTACTGagtatgaatattttcatataaatgtTCCGGAACTGAAATGTGCtggaaaagcattaaaaaaacaaccttgaaagtgcttgaatttgaccttaGAAACCATGTATAAGTGTTTTTTTCGGGGCTGActtcactcccagttccgacttccaACTAGCTTCGTAAATATAAATGGAATGTGACAGTGTTGCTGtggattcccaaagactggttctgggcccacagatgggtcactggAGATTTCTTTTGGGTCCCCAAGCAAATTTGCAGAAATGTTATGTGAAATGTTTTAGTTCggatttatgtgtttattttttaaataaaaaacttaaaattgtgtttttttttaaaatcgtCAGTTGCCAAAGGTTTGACTGACACCGAGTTCCACGgtgtgcagctgcagaagaagaagaagcacagaGTCAGAGTGACGCCTTTCCTCAATGGAACTGTTACAAAGTTAGAGGTAAACAAAGACTTAAAGTTTCTTAAAGTGTCACACATGCCTCACTTTCATCAAAGTTCCTCCTCAGTCACGTTAAGTCTCTGTCTTGTGTTCCAGACCAGGATGAAGGTGTGTCCTCGTACAGTGCTGCTGACCGGGATCCCCGCGGTCATGGAGCAGGAGACTCTGCAGGACCTGCTGGAGATCCACTTCCAGAAGAGCGTGAGCGGCGGAGGAGAGATCGAGGCCTGCCTCTACAACCCGACGGGTCAGCAAATCTCCGCGCTGTTCGAGAGCGTCGTGCCCAAAGTGGAGAAGAAGCAGTAGAGCggactcctgctgctgctgctgctgctgctgctgctgctgctgctgctgccaccactcGTCCAGACCGGAAGCATCTGAGCGTCTGGTTTTACCTCCTGAAATGAAGTCTTGTTCATCATAGACCTTATTTTCAGACGAGACAAGACACTCGCCTTTTTACCTTTGTGCCAGCCTAATGTCAttaggtccttgaaatccttgaaaaatgtCTGTCCTGGTTTATGTCACCATGTTCCACcaataataacacaacacaaatcagCAACTGTCGTACGTCTGCCAGGGTTCTCattggtccttgaaatccttgaaagtgtgtgaattagaaaaaaaagtctctccTGGTTTACTCACGTTGTCCTAAAACCCAAATACATACAAGTCCAAGAAAAGTCCAAGAATTGATCCCATGGTGACCAATaatgatacaaaacaaatatttcccactctcatttattcattcattcattcattcagccaTCCACACTGAGTGAAAGTCATAAAAAGATTTGTGAAGGAAGtgaaaaacaggaagtcggGCGCTGAGTTTTTTTTCTACGTTCAAAAATAAGGTCGATGGAAAACtgccagttttgttttttttctctgctgctcatgATTTCATGATGATTTCATGATGATTTATGATGAAATCATCTGGTGAAGAGGGCGTTTCTTGTGCTTCCTGTTCAAATCAGtggtgaaaacacatttactttgcCGTGACAGTTATCGTGCAaattttctctctctatttcaACAAATATTTTCTCATAACTTTATAggattaaaaatgtaacagtTAATGTTctcagtgaaataaataaaggtagccttttttcaattaaatgtgatgagattctgttttaaaacaaacaaattaaataattaaaatgtttgataaatgtttgtttaaaaaaacaaactgaagaacAAATCTAATTTTATTCTCTTTATATTATGTGTCTGTCACTCTTAATCTAATAACagtcaaaattcaaaataatattacgTTGTATTGAAATAAACTGACATATAAACATGTGTTCTCTGTGGATGACATCACCACTTCACTGTACACGGAGGTTTGAACTCTATCCTCTGTCTCTatcctttaacacacacatcaactcTCAATAATCTGGTGACGGTCGTCTACAGGTGTTCACAGGTGACTTCATGTCACGTCACTTCACAATGTCGGACACCAGGTGGCGACATGAACGTGTGAAACAGTGACAGACGGAAGAAGAAGTGAGTGAAATGAACCCATGACTGAAGCTTCACTTTCTGCCGCCGCCTGTGTTTTTTTGCGCGTTAATCTCGacattaaaccttttttctgACGCAGTGAAAATGTCGCTGAGGTTCGAAAACAAAGTCGCGATAGTGAGCGGAGGATCTAAAGGCGTGGGCAGAGGAATCGTCTCAGTGTTTGGTGAGAAACGACACTTTTAACGTGAATCTCatccgtttgtgtgtgtgcgtttaatCTGCTCACTTTAATCCACGTTTATtccctgtgttttcagtgaaaaacGGCGCTAAAGTGGTGTTTTGTGCCAGAGGAAGTGAGTgattatgattttattcatgtttttgttaaaatgtataaataaatagataaataaataaataaatacatgaatccATTGTTATTGAAAATGTACAcaaagtatttaaaaacaaaggtttatgattaattaattagttttaAACTTAAATTCTGACTTCTTTTAatttactgttgttattattattattattattattattattattaatctagTCTAGTCCAACATAGTCTGGTCTAACCTATTTTAGTTTAGTGTAATATAATCTATTCTAGTTTAATCCAATCTAATTGTAATTGTGtaatttcaattatttatttttgtgaaatataATTTAGTTTTATGAAATCTAATCTAGTCTAACGTCCTTTCTACTTTAGTCGAGTCTAATCTAGTCTAACATAATTTAGTCTAATCTCAAGTGTATTGATGAAGTGTATAGAAGTAAATCTTTGACACAATTATGAATGTATAATTAATTTAATCCTtaatctgctgtttttttccttttattttcttatgtatttattttaatctggaTTTTTATCAGCGCTCATTTGTTTGTGACGTTTGTTTGCGAGTCTCTCTcgttaaatgttacattttatcCAAGTCAATAAAGAGTCACGATTCAccgctttgttgttgttgttgattgattgattggttgtaGGTGCAGCAGGTGAggctctggaggcggagctaaACAAAGCAGGACCAGGGTCATGCAAATTCATCTCATGTGACATTTCCAAACAGGACGACATAAAGGTATAATCCGCGAAAACCGTGAAAGTTTCCGAGATGAACAAGCAACAGACGCCTGTTCACATGACCTGTGACTCATACTGTGatacattgtgttttattatgtttttattatatagtttaatGTGAGGCCCACTTGCAATGCCATTGCAAGACCCACTAGGGGGCGACACAAACCTCCACAGCACCAATAAATTCCcctatcatttattttaaaaactttacGACAGAGTATTCGGGCcttgttgagaaaaaaaatgttttaacagacttcgagaataaagtcgtaaatttacgactcaatgtggccctaatactccgtcatTTCTTCTTTGAGCCAATAAAAAGATTTCaccataacaaaaaacacagttttgcgcttgaaatttaattaaaaaaataatactgcaaaatatttaatctaaacTTAAGTAAAACCGATAATGTTTTGTGAATTTCttcacatcatttacataaaacaaacgTGCAATTTTTAAACAAGCAAATATTAGAAAGTACATGttctgttcatgttttatttattcatagttGAAgctttttaattgaatttcttTTCACTCTATGATCAGATCTTGTTTAtcagattaaataataacagtaataactTGACATTTACTTTTATTGAACAGTAAATTCAGctcaaatttaaaaagaacGACTGCGAAAGCGTCACCTTTAACCTGGGTttggtctgtgtttgtttagacTGGATTAGTTTCAGGTTTTTCaggtctctctgtgtgtttttcgtgacgtttgtcttttgtgtgttttctctctgcagagacTGATCGACTTCACTGTGGACCAGTACGGACACATCGACTGTCTCGTCAACAACGCAGGCTGGCGTGAGTCTCACTCACGTTATTGTCTCTTAAAACTGCTCTCAgtgaaaaacattaacattaaagtaatatttgtagttttttggGGGGTCATTATGAGGTatagaaaacatggctgccactaAGGAcacaagtttgtaaaccactcactctcccacaccaaactccacagaggaaatcagtgatttaagctcgcggggacacaggagctgctggtctactgctgcctcgtgtggtcactctgtgtcactgaggtcaatctgaactaaggatttcaaacacagaattcaccaaacaacacatgtgaactgactgatggaggcagcagtggattgacaactcctgtgtccccgtgatgTCCCCGTGATGtcaaattgttgattttctgcatggactttggtgtgggattGGATTGAGCCGTTTACAAAGTAACACAATTATCTAGTTCAGCACTTTTTCTCAGCAAAACCACAGAGTAGGACACGAGGTGTTGGTGTTGCATCATTTCTGaattctgcttgtgttttttttccttcagatcCACCTCATAAAGCCACCGATGACACGACAGCAGACGAGTTCAGAGACCTGCTCAATCTGAACCTCATCAGCTACTTCTTGGCTTCTAAAGTAATGTTTACAAAtcctttgtgtgtcttttcttgtctttgttgcctctttaggacttttttttt
It contains:
- the ifi35 gene encoding interferon-induced protein 35, which encodes MSSEVRDNIVTMASDEDFSLPEVKTLPFEETLDGIQTLIANNKAKYDQLIEEQNELTDLRKDHQEMTQKLQHRCDKLVKTLENEQQFYMDELTKEMVKVNSLKQEEEQIMDEIQKVEAALLEETAKYHHLREQADVFSSMPEKTVAFTGVTTSATNAPTFETKSRIVYPMDGGTALITFEEEVVAKKILTLKQHKVNLTEETFITVEAEAVTLILPKLVEIESEVCPRRILISNLPKMDRETMLDKLNIHFHRRKDGGGEVESCEFLADSGTVVLTFTDKDIAKGLTDTEFHGVQLQKKKKHRVRVTPFLNGTVTKLETRMKVCPRTVLLTGIPAVMEQETLQDLLEIHFQKSVSGGGEIEACLYNPTGQQISALFESVVPKVEKKQ